CGATCTGCTTTCGCCACAACAGGATCACGGACACACCACCGCCGCGACCCCGGTCCAGTCCGGTGATTCGGTGGCCCCGCCCGGGCGCGCCGGGGCCGGCCCGGCACAGTCGCCGGCCCAGCACGTGGCGCAGCGCGCCGACGAGTCAGCGCGGCCGGGTCAGCCGATGTAGCAGCCAGGCCGCGGGCACCGTGGCCACCAGCGTCACGATCCACAGCACCGTGGCCGAACCGGTGTAGACGTTCCAGCCCAGCACCAGTTCCATGACCAGATCCATGGCGAGCACGTGCAGCAGGAAGATCTCATAGGAGATCTCGCCCAGCCACACCATCGGCCGGCTGCCCATCAGCCTGGCGTAGAGGCCGTCGCCGCCCAGCGCCAGCGGGGCCACCACCAGGCTGGCGATCAGCGCGTAGAACATGGTCTTGGCCAGATCTTCGGTCAGGCCCAGCGTCTTGGCCGTCGTGGTGCCCGCGATCGGCGTCGAGACCACCAGGTAGCAGGCCACGGCCAGGGGAATCGTGGCCAGCGCGTAACAGCGCACCCCCATCGTCGCGAGCACCGCGAGGATCATTCCGCCGACGAACCAGACCAGGTAGTGCGGCAACCAGGCGCCGCCGGCCACCGGCAACCAGTCCGTCTTGTGCAGCACGATCAACCACAGCGGGCTGAGCGCGCCGAGTGCCACCAGCCCGGTCAGCAGCAACACCGGCCGAAAACGCCAACGGCACAACACCACCAGCAACAGATAGGCCAGCAGCGGTAGTACCCCGTAGAACGCGACCTCCACGGCCAGGCTCCACATCTGGGTCAGCCCCTGGTGCAGGTAGGCCGTGAAGTAGTGGTCGCTGTAGATCTGGGTCAGGGTGAGGTTGCGCAGCAGGCCGGGCCAGGTGTGCCCCGGATTCGGTTCAACAGGCCGAAGTTCGTAGACGCCGTAGACGACGAGGACGGTGACGACGTAGGCGGGCATGATGCGGCGGAACCGTTTTCGCGCATAGCGCGCAGTGCTCGGCGCGTCGACCCCGGCGGCCGCCGCGACCACCCACGGGCGGAACAGCAGCAGACCCGACAGGACGAAGAAGATCGCCACCCCGACCTCGAGGCGCGCGCTCATCAGGCCCAGATAGCCCTGGGAGAGCAGGCCTGTTCCGTACGCCGCGTGGGTTCCCATCACGGTCAGGGCCGCCACCGCGCGGACACCGGTGAGCGCGGCGATCCGGTCGGCTCCAGCGACCTGTTCGAGCCCGCCCTGGTCCGACTCGGCTGTGGGATTCACCTCCTTGGCCACAATCGCCGAGCGTATTACGCGATTTCGTTGCGCGGACCCCGCTCGGCGTTGTTGCATCGCGTTGTGGGTGAAGAGGTCAAGAACACCGAGTTCAGCCGCGCGCACCGGCAGGAGTACCGGCGCAAGGTCCAGCTGTGTCTGGACGTGTTCGAAACGATGCTGTCGCAGTCGAGTTTCGAGTTCGAACGCCCGCTCACCGGCATGGAGATCGAGTGCAACCTCGTCGACAACGAATACCAGCCCGCGATGAGCAACCAGGAGGTGCTGGCCTCGATCGCCGATCCGGCCTACCAGACCGAATTGGGCGCCTACAACATCGAATTCAACGTCCCCCCACGGCCGCTGCCCGGCCGGGCCGCGCTCGACCTCGAGGACGAGGTCCGGCGGAGCCTCAATGCCGCCGAGATGAAGGCCAACGAAGACGACGCGCACATCGTGATGGTGGGCATTCTGCCGACCCTGATGCCCGAGCACCTTTCGGGCAGCTGGATGAGCGAGTCGACGCGGTATCAGGCCCTGAATGACTCGATCTTCACCGCCCGCGGCGAGGACATGCCCATCGACATCTCTGGGCCCGAGCGGCTGAGCCTGCAGTCGGCGTCCATCGCGCCGGAGTCCGCGTGCACCAGCATGCAGTTGCACCTGCAGGTATCACCCGCCGATTTCGCCCGCAACTGGAATGCCGCGCAGGTGCTGGCCGGCCCACAGCTCGCGGTTGGTGCGAACTCGCCTTATTTCTTCGGCCACCAGTTGTGGGCCGAGACCCGCATCGAGTTGTTCACCCAGTCCACCGACACCCGCCCCGACGAGCTCAAGGCCCAGGGAGTGCGACCGCGGGTGTGGTTCGGCGAGCGGTGGATCACCTCGATCTTCGATCTGTTCGAGGAGAACGTCCGGTACTTCCCGTCGCTGCTGCCCGAGCTGTCCGACGAAGATCCGGTCGCCGAGCTGGCGGCCGGCCGAGCACCACAGCTGCCCGAGCTGCGGCTGCACAACGGCACCATCTACCGATGGAACCGACCGGTCTACGACGTGGTGAACGGGCTGCCGCATCTCCGCGTCGAGAACCGCGTGCTGCCGGCCGGTCCGACCGTGGTGGACATGATGGCCAATGCGGCGTTCTACTACGGCCTGTTGCGGACGCTGTCCGAGGAGGACCGTCCGCTGTGGACCAAGATGAGCTTCGCCGCCGCCCACCACAACTTCACCGAGGCGGCCCAGTACGGTCTGGATGCCCGGCTCTACTGGCCCGGACTGGGCGAGGTGACGCCCGACGAGTTGGTGCTGCGCCTGCTGCTGCCGCTGGCGCATGAGGGGCTGCGCCGCTGGGGCGTGGCCGCCGAGGTCTGCGACCGGTATCTCGGGGTCATCGAAGGCCGCGCGAAGACCGGCCGGACCGGGTCGACGTGGCAGGTGGCGACCGTGCGGGAACTTCAGTCACAGGGGTTGACCCGACCCAAGGCGCTGGCCGAGATGTTGCGGCGCTACGTGCAGCGGATGCACAGCAACGAGCCGGTCCATACCTGGGATTGAGGCGCGTACGTTGGAGTCATGTCTTCTGAACAGGTCTTGGACTGGGACGGCGCGTACAAGGGGGAAGCTGGGTTCGAGGGTTCGCCACCGTGGAATATCGGTGAGCCGCAGCCCGAACTTGCCGCGCTGCACCGGGCCGGGAAGTTCGAAAGCGACGTGCTCGACGCCGGCTGCGGGCATGCCGAGTTGTCACTGGCGCTGGCGTCCGACGGCCTCACCGTCGTCGGGCTGGATCTGAGCCCCACCGCCATCGCGGCGGCCAACAACGCCGCGCAGGTGCGCGGGCTGTCGACGGCCAGTTTCGCCCAGGCCGACATCACCTCGTTCACGGGTTACGACGGCCGGTTCAACACGGTCGTGGATTCGACCCTGTTCCACTCGCTGCCCGTCGAGGGCCGCGACGGTTACCTGCAGTCCATCCACCGGGCGTCCGCACCCGGCGCGAGCTACTACGTGCTGGTGTTCGCCAAGGGCGCGTTCCCGGCCGAGTTGGAGACCAAGCCCAACGAGGTCAC
The genomic region above belongs to Mycolicibacterium sp. HK-90 and contains:
- a CDS encoding glutamate--cysteine ligase, with the protein product MGEEVKNTEFSRAHRQEYRRKVQLCLDVFETMLSQSSFEFERPLTGMEIECNLVDNEYQPAMSNQEVLASIADPAYQTELGAYNIEFNVPPRPLPGRAALDLEDEVRRSLNAAEMKANEDDAHIVMVGILPTLMPEHLSGSWMSESTRYQALNDSIFTARGEDMPIDISGPERLSLQSASIAPESACTSMQLHLQVSPADFARNWNAAQVLAGPQLAVGANSPYFFGHQLWAETRIELFTQSTDTRPDELKAQGVRPRVWFGERWITSIFDLFEENVRYFPSLLPELSDEDPVAELAAGRAPQLPELRLHNGTIYRWNRPVYDVVNGLPHLRVENRVLPAGPTVVDMMANAAFYYGLLRTLSEEDRPLWTKMSFAAAHHNFTEAAQYGLDARLYWPGLGEVTPDELVLRLLLPLAHEGLRRWGVAAEVCDRYLGVIEGRAKTGRTGSTWQVATVRELQSQGLTRPKALAEMLRRYVQRMHSNEPVHTWD
- a CDS encoding class I SAM-dependent methyltransferase produces the protein MSSEQVLDWDGAYKGEAGFEGSPPWNIGEPQPELAALHRAGKFESDVLDAGCGHAELSLALASDGLTVVGLDLSPTAIAAANNAAQVRGLSTASFAQADITSFTGYDGRFNTVVDSTLFHSLPVEGRDGYLQSIHRASAPGASYYVLVFAKGAFPAELETKPNEVTEDELRAAVSKYWEVDDIRPAFIHANAMAVPADVPFELPPHDVDEKGRIKFPAFLLTAHKAG
- a CDS encoding acyltransferase, translating into MNPTAESDQGGLEQVAGADRIAALTGVRAVAALTVMGTHAAYGTGLLSQGYLGLMSARLEVGVAIFFVLSGLLLFRPWVVAAAAGVDAPSTARYARKRFRRIMPAYVVTVLVVYGVYELRPVEPNPGHTWPGLLRNLTLTQIYSDHYFTAYLHQGLTQMWSLAVEVAFYGVLPLLAYLLLVVLCRWRFRPVLLLTGLVALGALSPLWLIVLHKTDWLPVAGGAWLPHYLVWFVGGMILAVLATMGVRCYALATIPLAVACYLVVSTPIAGTTTAKTLGLTEDLAKTMFYALIASLVVAPLALGGDGLYARLMGSRPMVWLGEISYEIFLLHVLAMDLVMELVLGWNVYTGSATVLWIVTLVATVPAAWLLHRLTRPR